A section of the Pirellulaceae bacterium genome encodes:
- a CDS encoding MbtH family NRPS accessory protein — protein sequence MEDNKPVKGTAYRVVVNHENQYSIWSDDCDNPMGWNNGGKRGSKEACLAFIKEVWTDMRPASLVEQMERSDYSQKRWISN from the coding sequence ATGGAAGATAACAAACCGGTGAAAGGCACCGCTTATCGAGTCGTTGTGAATCATGAAAATCAGTACTCCATTTGGTCCGACGATTGTGATAATCCGATGGGCTGGAACAATGGTGGAAAAAGGGGATCGAAAGAAGCATGTTTGGCATTTATCAAAGAAGTCTGGACTGATATGCGGCCAGCGAGTCTTGTTGAGCAGATGGAACGCTCCGATTACTCTCAAAAAAGATGGATCTCAAACTGA